The sequence below is a genomic window from Sardina pilchardus chromosome 9, fSarPil1.1, whole genome shotgun sequence.
TGACGGCCGCCACCTGCATGGCCCAGCACACCACGAACAGCGACACCAGCGCCATGATCACCTGGCCCGCCTTGCGCTCGGTGGCCACGTGCTTGGCCAGCTcgccctgctgctgctccttgcCGGCGTCGGCGGCGGTGACGGCGCGGATGTGGCGCGCCAGCGTGAGCAGCGTGGCCAGGTTGGTGCCCATCATGAGCACCAGCGGCGCCACCTCGTTGAGCGCCAGCGAGGCGGAGGCGAAGGCCGAGCCCTGCGCGGCGCTGGGGAACTCCCAGACGCAGCCCAGCAGCGGGCGCGTGGTGCAGCTGATCACCATCAGCTCCACGGTGGCGTTGCCGTGCACGTGCGTGGTGTAGACCAGCGCGGGCAGCGAGAAGGCCAGGTTGACGCCCCACGCCAGCGCCAGGGCCAGCCACACCTGCCGGCGCTCGCGGCGCTGCGCCAGGGGGCCCGCCATCACCCGCTGGCGCCGCAGCTTGACGCAGTGGAAGGCGCTGAGCGCCAGGGTGACCCAGCAGCCCACGGCGCGCCACCACACCCACAGCAGCATGAAGAGGCGGCACCAGCCGGGCGCCAGCGTCACCTCCAGGCCCAGGTCGGAGATGAAGATGGGCACGGTGCGGAAGAGCGACGTCAGCAGGTTGGCGAGGGAGAGGTTCACCAGGATGGCGTCCGAGGGGGGGAGGTGGCGGGAGGAGCTCTCGGTGGCCGACTCAAAGACCTGGGGAACAGGTGGGGAACAGGTGAGAAACATGCATGGAGgatagagaaaggagaggaacagaggtgTGTTATGAGCTGAATTGCAAAACCTAAACTATCCtaagtcagcaataactgattCAATGGATACAGCTGACATTTGCATAATTGACTATGACTTTAAAACAGACTGTATTCATCTGTCAAAACGTGCCTGTCATTACGATTGTCTAACTTACCACATAGATGACCAGAATGTTCCCCAAGATCCCAGAGAAAACCAGAAGCCCAAATAAAATGGCATCTACTGTCAGCACCTCGGACATCTCTCCATCAGCTGGGCATAGTTGTGCCTTCGTGTGCCGTGCTGGGCAGAGGAAAGTCCCAAGGTTTGTGCCTGTCCCACCGATCTGTCCGCCCGGAGCTGTCGCTAACTGCCATCCCAAACTTTTATACACTCGCTCACATCCACACATGTGAATGACCCTACAACTCTGTCAGCACTCTCAGTGCTGATTGAGCCCATCTTCCTGGTCATTTActctctccaaaaaaatctgttgCCCAGCAACATGGCCTCAGCGCTGCTTACTTATTCAAAATGTGTCCTTCAGTGATGATTGTGGGGGTGATGACAACAGACTCTCTCAGCGCGGGTCAGCTAATCAGCAAACGGTAAATAATTCCactgtaaggagagagagagagagatttgcagTTATTCTACACTTTAATGAGCAGGCTGCTCTAAAGCATATGAATGTTTATGATTGCATGATTGGTTGAAGAGAGAATTCTCATGACGCCTTATTTCAACCACTCACCAGGAGTTGAGTCTATGCCTGGCTAGTCAGATagtagatgtttttttttttttttttttttttaaaatgtgagaGCATAGGTCCTTTTAGGGAGCTGCTTTTTTTGGTTTGAGGATAACTGATGAAACAATATGACCCAACAGAAAATGACACCAACCATGCAACAAAATAACGAAACCATGCAGGGTCATATGAGATGAAAACCAAAATGAGGGCATTAAGGACGCCAAGCTTTCAGAATGTTCTAGGGCAAGGTCTCCTGAGACTGACAACCCAAAAACCTATTCATAGTgcacacgctcgcacgcacgcacacacacacacacacacacacacacacacaaactaaacaactaaggggagaaaagagggggaaaaaagacagtcagaaagagagatcaCAGTTGTTATCATTACACAGATTCCATTGATATAGACAAATGTTCTGTCAGGCTTAGCAaacacaaataggcctacataaaaaaacAGAGATTTTGATCCAGTTTTATCTTTCATTGTTAAATCACAGCATGCTCACTTTCTGCATTAGCCGAGAAACTAAAGCCATATCGATATgcaataacatacagtacatacagtactgtacattattACATCCATACAGAATTGGATAATAGGCTGTTCACACTAAGGGGAATAGGGCCAACAGGCCTGCAAGGCCATGCCTTGTCACTCTTTTACTCAAGAGGGCTTATTAGAGACTGCTTTTACTTGCACTGAttcagcatgtttgtgtgtgttgctagcCTCTTGACACATCACTTGACCTCAGTTGAATGCTGATCTCTCGCCTGTGTATTTGTTATGGGCGAATGCTTAACTCAATAAACACAAAGCAACTGGGATAGTTACCAATTGCATTCATCAGTTGATCTTGAGATTTACATTGGATAGTTTTGATGACTTCAAACATCATGCAAACTTAAATGTTGGTGGTGCACAATTAATGACGTTGACAGTCCTAAAATGGCATTACattttcttcattctttctgtatttctttcATCAGTCAAGTGGGAAAATATATTTGCATCGTATAGTATACCCTCTTCTACCCAGTTCTAATAAAGATCACCTTCATGGCGACCTAATTAACGTGGGTGAACATATTGCTACCACATGAGGTCGCCACTTACTCAGCAATTAGATTGGTAGATGCAACATAGTGTGCAGAAACGACATAAGCCACTACATTTCGTAATGCACAACTTTTAACCAAAGAATAAGAGGCTACATACATAGCCATACATTCATAATaagtacacatacatatagtcatcatacatactcacaaacaaacaaataaataacatattAATAAATAACTCCCACGTGAAAGTGTGGCGTGAGCACTATGCCACACTATACGGAATACAACACGCAGTCCGGAGCAGTAAGACCTCCTGGCTGCTGGACAAGCGAGAGCCATAGACGTGGAACCAGTGATGTGAAAGGGGACTATAGCCTAAACATGACTCATGCCGTTGACTGGTGAGGATGACTTCAAACATCCTGACACTTCaactgtctctcctcctctctcacgaCAGGAAGACACATCGGAGCATCAAGGACGCCGGAGGCAGCCACGACAAGTAAGACTAAAATATTGACATTACTAcacatctttttttattttgttgccGCCTTGTGAGTCTGTATTGTTGACGTTTTAATTAGCGTACATGTTGTTGACATTGTAGCATCGTGTTTTCGTGACTGTCCTGTGTCTGACAATGCGTTGATATAGGCGAAAAAGGTTGTAGCctaattttatttttaaaaatgttccaGAATATTAATCTCACTTCTTGCACTCTGTTTTCAGGTCAGACTAGTCCCCTGCATAGTAAACTAGCTCCAAGGTTGGATTTAAAAAGGCAGTCAGTACAAGGATGTTATGGCAGCCAAGGAGGTGCCTCTCTACCTTCCCCCTGTTTTTGGATGTCCATCGGTTGTGACAGCGCTGTCTACCATTTCTAAACACCGTATGCCATCAACAGTACACTGAAGAGGCTGCACAATGACAGGTCTGTCTATATTGGCTCACATCTCCTTTCTCTTACTACTGCTCTGTGCGACCCATGCGGGTGCGTCTCTCCGCAGTTGGGAGTCGCGCTCTTCTCCAGGATCATCATCACCCTCTTCGGATGAAGGAGGCGTGAGTCGCAGGGCAGTGACCTCGAAAGCGGCCTCGCATCCTAACCAGAACAATAAGCAAAACGACAGCAGCCAACAAGGATTCCTCAACCTAGGTACTGACTCAGCCATACCAAAGCCACAGGAAAGCACCCTCAGCCATAAAATTGGAAACACTTCAAACTCcaacaccagcaacaccacCACTCTGACATTCAGATCACCAGGCCGTGTCCAGGACCACTCTGGAGATGCAGGGCCGACATGCGCCTATCGCCTACTGGAGCAGGGCGGCACGGACCGCCTCTGTTTCCGCCAAACTCAAGGCCATTTCAGTTGCCCCAGCACAgactgtgagagagtgaggtcTCCTGGAGGGTCATTGGTGGCCAACGTGTTCTCCAACGGCAGTGTACTGATGCAGTGGACAGTCCAGAAGGACAGACAGTCGGCAAACAGATGGAGTATGGCAGACCGGCCCCTGCACCGTGCCCACCGCACAGCCGTGGAGACTCAAGGTGCTGGCTTGGcaggaggagggcaggagaggggggcACCTGTGACAACCCAGCCTAGAGTCCCAGAGCGCGGGGTGGACAGGCAACAGGGTGGCTTCAGGCTGAGCTGCTGGTGGAACGGCAGCTACACTCAGTTTGAGTGCACGGGAGTCCATCTTGGCTCCAGCTGCAGGGACTACCTGCTGAGCGAGTTGCATGAGAATGTGCCCTACCGCATCTGCCTGGGACCCATTGCGACTGCGGGGCATGAGTCTATTGCCAATGGCGACGACTGTGTGGAGTTCAGCGTCTCTCCCACGGGGATGCAGGACATTGTGATTGCCATGACGACCGTGGGAGGAGCCATCTGTGTGATGCTGGTCATCATCTGTCTGCTGGTGGCATACATCACTGAAAACATCATGagtcctaccacacacacacatatgtcgcacacacaccactaggacgccatcacactctcacactcatattaacacacacaccatcacattcCAATCACTAACACCACCCACGTAAACAGGAAACACACTGGTATTGCTAGTGTCAGTACACAAGTACGCCTGCACATTTACTCAAACTACTCGCATCTACATGTTCCATAAAATATTAGGTCATGTGACAGAAAGTTAATGCATGGCATTACCTCCACATCACTAAAAACCCACCTAAACATATGGCATCACAATTTCCTCTTGACTTGAAAGAACCTCTGCTGTATTCTCAATATACTGTTTGTCAAAATTCAGATTTGCTGAATTTCTTGAATAATGTATAAAGGTTAAATATGAATTTATTACCTTATCAGCGTTAATCCTCCTGTGTTCTCATTCATTATATTGCACTGACCTTATAGGAAAAATAATTATACATGGAAATTGAGAGTAATTTACAGTAGTTATGTTTAATGCCAAATGCAATTTTCGCCAAAAGGCATTGATCCATTGTATTCTTCATGTGTTGTCAATTACTATAAATTTCAACAAATCATTAAgccaaacttttttttaaaaaaagtgattTTCACCGACTACGCTGTATATGCTAATGAACCCCAAAACCTGACAAAATGACATATGCCTTATTATTTCAAACCTGTGCTCGCAAAGTAGTAATAATGCTGTAGGCTTACTTTAGGGACCTAgactgtgtgtcagtcagtatAAATACTGTGCTCTACCCTTTGTGATCAATAAAGCAATCTTAATA
It includes:
- the LOC134092533 gene encoding olfactory receptor class A-like protein 4; the encoded protein is MCGCERVYKSLGWQLATAPGGQIGGTGTNLGTFLCPARHTKAQLCPADGEMSEVLTVDAILFGLLVFSGILGNILVIYVVFESATESSSRHLPPSDAILVNLSLANLLTSLFRTVPIFISDLGLEVTLAPGWCRLFMLLWVWWRAVGCWVTLALSAFHCVKLRRQRVMAGPLAQRRERRQVWLALALAWGVNLAFSLPALVYTTHVHGNATVELMVISCTTRPLLGCVWEFPSAAQGSAFASASLALNEVAPLVLMMGTNLATLLTLARHIRAVTAADAGKEQQQGELAKHVATERKAGQVIMALVSLFVVCWAMQVAAVTYYNHDGGHHAEGLLTVSHFSASLFVGFSPMVVALGHGKLRRRIVGMVLGWADRAKCSRDGAEEELVSDMSISKRTELSKGQREKGVIKVEVRSKT
- the fndc10 gene encoding uncharacterized protein fndc10, with the protein product MTGLSILAHISFLLLLLCATHAGASLRSWESRSSPGSSSPSSDEGGVSRRAVTSKAASHPNQNNKQNDSSQQGFLNLGTDSAIPKPQESTLSHKIGNTSNSNTSNTTTLTFRSPGRVQDHSGDAGPTCAYRLLEQGGTDRLCFRQTQGHFSCPSTDCERVRSPGGSLVANVFSNGSVLMQWTVQKDRQSANRWSMADRPLHRAHRTAVETQGAGLAGGGQERGAPVTTQPRVPERGVDRQQGGFRLSCWWNGSYTQFECTGVHLGSSCRDYLLSELHENVPYRICLGPIATAGHESIANGDDCVEFSVSPTGMQDIVIAMTTVGGAICVMLVIICLLVAYITENIMSPTTHTHMSHTHH